cagtcaaaattgatttaaattGCGTTGACCGTTACATTTTAACCATTCCGTCAATTTAGGACTAAATGTGGTCCGATTTCAAatatgagggaccgaataattcaaaagataatgttttggaccaaaaaaaaaacgctaaatgttagggaccattttgggactttagtcttttttttataaaaaggaaagaatgtaTAGACAATTTGCAAACTCGTATAAAGCGCGGTATGAGTTTATTAATTTACAGATACTTAAGTTATTTGTTATCCAAGTGCCAAACATTAGTTTCATTACAATTAGCACCATCGTCAAGTGATTATGTTGTATTGATATCCAAAGACCGATTCGTTTGAAGTATTTCCTTTACATAATAAGTCTGAAATCGAATGAATGTTTCAATTGTCATTTCATATGTATACCGTACACGTTCGTCATTCTTCCCTGCTTCTAATTCCTCTTCTTCGTCATGAGTTTAAGGGCAAAAAATTAGAGTTCAAGATAAGGTCATCTTACTTCAAGGAAAGTCAGGTTAGTATCCCATAGAAAAAAAatgctatttcaaaatttttttatttaaaaataggaTTTTCTTTGTTTATATTCACAATGACTCAAACTCCAACCTATTGGATGGCGTCTTACCAAATATGCTACATTTAATCATCAAGAATGCTATTTCACTTTAAGAGTGTAAATATTTCATTAGaataatcaaattttgaaatgacAACGTAGAACTTCACAGCCATATCAACTGAGAAAGTATAATAGATGCCGAAGGTGATGCTGACGACGGGGTGGGTAAACTTCCCATATTACTCATTCcattcttcatttttttatatccTCCACAAATAAATAGCCATAATTTTATGATAATTATTTATGCAAAGAATGCACAAAGTCTAGCTCTTGGAAATCAATAACATTCAAATACAATGCTTTCGGCCTCTTTCTCAATCTCAACCAATGTAATTCTATATGATACAAATGGCTTTACAACTTCTCAACTTAAAAACCTTTGGTTTTAAATTCCTAAGGCCAACACAAACTaccaatatatatgtatacgaAAATCTGTAGATACacaaaaaaaggtaaaaaaagaaaacaaatgtaTTTTGGGAGAACATACATATCTAATAGCATACCGATTAGGCATCTGATTCAGGAGGATGATTGCCATTGGCTAACGAAGGTTGTCCAATTTCTTTCCTAGATGCCTCCCACAGTTGATGttcaattcccaacttcctcaGCTCTATTAGACCTCTTTCAACTGCAGTTCCACAAATATTAAATCTGTAAACATATTACATTGATAATGTGACCTTGCACAATTAATTTCAGACTGTTTTACTTCACCAAACTTCATAAAGGAAGAAAGGACATGGATAGCAGTCATTGAAAAAAGCCTTCCATAAAAATGAGCATTTTCCTTTTGCAATAGAGCTTCAGAGAACATGATCGATATATGTAATAACTTGACATTATATAAGTACAATTATGAAGATGCATTGCAAGATTTTAAGGAAAAAAGTTGAGGGAAAagtgacaatattttcaaaatcaTATCTGGAAGGTTGTAAATTTACCAGCAAGGTTTAATTGCAGACATACGTACAAGAGGTTTTTTTCAAGATGCAGCAATAAAGGTACAAGGGTGAAGATGTGAATGAGGCCCTTCagttaaaaaaaaactccttATACTTAATGAAATACTTAGAATATATTTACCATTTCAGTTAAAAAGGTACTAGTACTTATATACAGAGGAAAAATCATTTTGGGTGAAAGAAATTTTTTAACAGATAAACAACATAGCAACAAAGACAGACATGGAAGCTGCCTGTCACGGTCATCTATATGTAATCTAATTTCATGACATACTACGGCATAAAAATAGGTCGCAAAATGGTTAATTACACTAACACGCAAGGACAAACATGATAAAAGATTAAACTATGATTACCGTCAACAGCATCATGTGATGTTGGGGTTTTCCCACTCCGACTTATCCATAACTGAAGTCTCTCTTCCGCAATATCCTCCTCAACATCATGCACTTTTGCCCTTCTCCAGAAATATGTAAGCCAAGCCTAAACAGACAACAACGTCAGACAAGATCACTAGACACACAAACCGATACCGTGCATCAGTTGATGTTTTTATCACTATTAGTTATCTCTTATTTCCTTAACTATTTAGTTATGCAGGATTAAGTAATTTAGggttaaaataaagaatagagCAGGCTTTTGTGAGGGTTTCAAGTTTTaagtttttaaatatttattagtgAGTTAAGTTTAGGATCATTGTGAGTATTATTCCAAGACAACATCCACTCTAGGCCTCGCTGAGTGGAGTTTGGGACACCATCTTGGTGTAGGGTCTATCAAAAGGAGGTTTTGCTCTGTTTTCCTGTTGATTATTTATAAATCTTTATGTTCTTTGTCCTTTATTTATCTCTATCACCTTTACTCTAATGCACACAAGTACACAttcaaatataatatatatatatatatatatatatagagagagagagagagagagatgagttAACTAATGTGGCTGCGCATGTATGAATTCAAAATGTGGTTGAACTCAAAAATACATATATGGATCCAAAAGTGCATAAATGCATTAACTCACAAATACATTACTATAAATAAGTATACATCGTATTAATAAAAGATGTATGATTATATGTATAATAATGCATTGTTTTATACAGAAAAATGCATGGGTACTTCGGTACTCCTGGAGGATTGGGATTTAGGATCTACCTGATCCTATCTCTACATATACAGGAAAGAGATCAAGTGAGAATGCTATATGTAGGTGAGAAATGAGAATCATTTTCAGCCCTTTGATGACAAAGGTCTATGGTGCATGCAATGCAGCACCTTGGTTTGAATCCAGGAGgggtgaaaattgaaaattttataattatttatcttgttCATCTCATTGTTCATTGATTTTATGTACTAGTTCGTTATTCTCATTTATCACGAAAAAAACAATTTTCACTAGATCCCTACCCTACACACAGAGCAAACATTGCCACATTACCTCTATGTATAGCATCCATAGAACTATAAAAATCCTCTATCATTGTCATTTTACATATATGTACCCATTATGCATAGCCAAAATAGAACCATTCATTGTTCGACTCTCCCACAACttattaattatatagtactaatatatttACTTTGTAAAATATATCATGAAAGATATTTTAAACAATTTTAATGAATTTGGCACATTGCAATTTTGCAAAGACAGGAATATCTCAGTTAATCAAACAGTCCTTTTCGTGTTCAACAGATCTAAAAGGCCAAAACACCCCAGTGACCAATCTTGTACTTCCCAGGAGTTCCTAACATTGTGATCAACCCCCCACCCCAATAAGTCAACAAACCTTTTCTCTGACAGTCCTCTGCCCAACCAAAAACTACACACTGACCACATAGCATAGTCCCACAAGGCCAAGCAATGTTAGATCAGTACCAGTTACTTGAGATGCTATTTTTAACAGCCAAGGAACAATGAATGAGAATGGGGAACATGGCATATTTGGAGTATTTATAATGATCTAGTAGTGTGTGGCATATCAAATAAAAGGGCAAATTCTATTTAGCAAATTGCAAAACTACTTAAGAAAATATAAGGGATTGTAGAGGAAGTGGGAAAATTGTGCATTAAAGATTGATTGATGAATGATCTACTGGTGTGTCATGTGACATAAACGTACAATTTTGACTCTGGGTTAATAAGATTacttttttataaaacgaccTGAAAAAGAATATGGTATGATTAATTTGGACAGTTGATCTCTTATAAACAAGAGCAGAATAAGTTACAACTTTCTTATCCGATATTCAACTCTATCCTCATGAAAAAAGTCATTCCTCTACATACAGATTATTCCAGTTTCCTCAACCAGTAACGGTAACAAATAAAATGAGATGGAAAAAAATAACAGACCTCTTTGAAAAGAACATCATCGCATTCCTCTTCACTCAACTCTGGAGAAAAATATGTAGGCATTTAGATTTTGggtaaataataatttaaactTTAAGGAAAATAACATGTCAGATGAAATCTATAACATATGCTggcaaaaagcaaaaaaaagagTATTACTTAATGTCAACTTCACTTTGCATCAAGTATATCTAAACAGTAGTAGAAAGAGAATAACTCTTAAGTGCCAAAAATAATTAGCTGGAATAAGTTACATGTCCAATACTTGGAAACTAAAGGCAGACATCACTTTAGATCAAGACCTTGTCCAAGAATGAAATAAGTTAACAGAAGTACGATAGTCCTACAAATCATAGCAAGGTGGATACAACAAGCAAGTTTCTTACCGAATGCTTCCATGTACTTGGGATCACCAGATGATTTAGGATCTGTAGGCGGAGAAAAGACTGTGTTACAACTTACAAGCAAACTAATAAGTTTCAAAAATATATGTAACTTTCTGCAGACTACATGCATGACAGTTATGGGCTACAGGGAGACTAAAATTCGGGGCAATACCTGAGAGAGATTGGCGAACTAAGGCCGATTGTCTTTTCTGCGCCATAATCAGCACAACAGCATCCTCAACCTTCAAATAAGACGAATGAATGAGAAATGGAAAAAACCAAATAGTGAGATCCTCACCACAGATGGGCAATATTCATTATGCTTAAGTTGGAAAACAAAGCATTTGAGAGAGAATATATACAAAACGATAAAACGAACTGTATAAGAAAGATACTTAAACCAAATTCCTgagaataaaaaatcaaaattagagAACCTTTAATGAGGCTAATTCCCTTAGACCCATCTCAACAGAAAGCATGCTCTCTATATTTCCTTCCCCAGTTAGATCATTCAAATCTCGAGCAAGTTTGCTTCGATCTGAATCATCCCCACCTGCTCAAATGTCAACAAATGGAAGCTTGCTTAGTTGCAGATGACAAGACCACATGAAACTCCTGACTaacaattactccctccgtcccccattatgtatcccagttttccattttggtccgtcccataTTAATTGtcccacttcatttttaccacttttgacagtggaccctacattccactaactcattctcactcacattttattataaaactaatatataaaggtaggacccacattccactagctttttcaatccactttctattgtatttcttaaaacccgtgccgggtcaaagtgggacacACATtgggggacgaagggagtataacatATTGAGTGTTATCATGTAGAAGTTCAACCATCCCAAGAATCCTCTTTCGCCTTCTGTCCAGCCGATATAACAACCTCAAAGGGCAGAGGAGCTAGAGATGACCAGTGCTCATACTTGGTAACAGCTATATCTGCACATATACCTGTAGTGGAAAGAAGTAAAGAAAGAAACCTAAATCAGCTCTTTTATAATGAAAAGTATGAAAccaataaaataatgaaatgctTTCCAGATGCAATTTTGACCTAGAAAAATATGTGGCTATTATAACCACATAAAAGAGAAATTTGTACTCCCTTGTCCACGGAAAATAGTCATTTGTGGACGGCGCGAGTTTAGGTAAAgtaggagagggagagagagaaaaggtggataaagtaggagaaagagagagggtGTTGAGAAAGtttccataaatagaaatgaTATTAATTTTGGTGGACAGAAACCAAGTGGAAAAATTAGACTATTTTCTGTAATTGGAGTATCATTATGTAGTTCCTAGGCCGGATCTGGATAATGTAATATGCAACATCTAGCTTGTAGCATTATAATTTGTCATCCCCTCCCCTGCACCCATGGAACAAATGATAATTCAGTAATATTACCATAATTTGAAGCTAAACCCCAATAACGAGCAAGCCAACATCTCTTCAGAACAACTTCTTCCTGGAAACAAACACCCAAAAGCAAAATAATGTAAGTTAAGACTCATTAGACAGATTCTGAGATTGTCATTAATTCAAAGTTAATTGAAAGGACAACCATCTCCTCATGTGTCAAAATCATCCTTTGTGTCATTGTTTTGAGAGCATCTGCTTCAGATTCAGCTTCATGGAGCTGTTCTACAGCAGCTGCAGTCTCGTCTTTCACATTCTGGTCAAGTATTTATAATGAACATTATCAGAATGCAAACTTATGAAAAATAGAAGGCCAAAGAAACACATAACTACATAAATACCTCAAGTTCGGCCCGGAGACCTGCAAGCTCTCCATCTCTTACATCTTTTGTCTGTTTTGCTGCTTTCAAAGCAGCCTGCAGTGAAATCATAATGAGAAAGCCATTTGGTTTACCATATCAGTATAAATATATTGACATATAAATACAGATTTTTGTATGTACGCATACCTCTCTTTTTTGAAGAGCTGCTTCCTTCCTGAAAGTGATTTAAGTCATCAGGAACAACCCTAAATAGCTTGAGATAAAGCTACATAATAGAAACTTACCGGCTCAATAGTTTAGCTTCCAAGGATACACCTTCCCCCAGGGAAGCTACCTAAAAGTTTTTGTTCAGAAAGTCAAAAAAGTACTGAAAAACACGGATTTGAGATGAAGACTAGCTAAAGAACTCGGTATAATGACCAAAAATGGTGCCAGCAGAAATGGGCACATTACTCATCGAGCAAAAACAGTAAATTACAAAAATGACCAAAAATAAAGAGTTGAACTAAACGGCTAAGGATTACTGCACCCCAAATAACAAGGCTGGTTTAATAGTTTCTGTAATTAAAAGCCAGAGTCAATGAAATTGGAACCAGGAGGCATTGAATAAGGGCAAGGAGCAGGGTTATTTTCATTTCTATGTTCTGAAATACCAAACACCAATACTGAGTTTAAAGCTATGTCTTCGGAAAAGGGATTTAGAGTGTAACACTAACCTGTTTCTCTAACTCTCTGGCTCTAGCCTCTGCTTCTTCACGCTTTTCATCCGCGTGACGAAGCTGTTGAAAGAATTAGACATAATGCCAGACAAGAGAAATTGTTAGTAGACCTCCTTTCAATATCTCTCTTTCGCTATTCATGTTTTCTTTTTGCTTTCCTTTTTTCCATTTACTTCCATATATAGGAGCAGCTAGAAAAACTCACCTTATCTAAGATCACTTCATTCTCCTCTTGCAACATATCAAGCTGCACATCAAATTCATGTAAGATAACCATATAGTATACCATATTACCATGGGACTTTTGCAGTTAATATACAGTACAACCACTGACCAGAAAGCTTAACAGTGTGCAGCAGATAGATTTGGGTTTACTTTATAACCAATCAGCAATATTAGTATAACATTAGGCAGATATTATGAAAGACATACTTCATCACGAAGTGCAGAAGCCTCTAGCTGATTTTCAGAACCTTTCAGGTCACGGCCTATATCAGGTACAAATCTGCGTTGTTAGCCACCAAAGAAGAATCATTCAACTATCAGCCATTCAACAAGAACATTACCCCAAAAAACGTGACAATAGACTAAAGTAACTAGCTAAAACATAATGCTGAGAAAGCAcggagagaaagagaaaaaaaggttCGAAATATATAGCATCAGGGAAAAGAACTATCGGAACTATCTGTCCTGGTAACAATGAGACATTGGGCTGCAGCTTGCTCAGCTCTCGCTCTTATAATAGAAACTTAACTTTGTTAGTTGAAAGAGCTACATACAAGAATTCAGGGTGGGCAGGCAACagttaaaagaaataaaaaagtattGGGACACCCTTAGCTATCCATGGATGAAAACATAAATACATGTAATGGTGAATTGATGTATCCAAGGGATCAGTACCAGCACTAACTCCAATTTAGTAGAACCAAACCAAGGATCAAATGCAACAATTGGACTTAAATGagtaataaaagaaaatatattatGTTATGAAACAATTGAAAAATTGTTTCACCTGCTTTGTCGTTCCACCCATTTAAAATCACACTGACAACAAAAACCAGAACTTCAAACTAAAAATAAGTCAAAAACCGCAGCTGACAAGATTTTTCTCCTAAGTCATTAGATAAAGTTTCATTATTTCTCATCTTAATacagaaaaacaaaaatacagCACCAGTTATCATCTAGTTTGGTATTATGATGTGAATTCAACATTCAAAAACTTTGGCAAAATATTCTAATAGGCCTTTAATAAGAGTTAAACTATGATTACAACAAAAAGGGCAAACAGATTAAACGCAATAACCTTTAAACCACCAACTTTTTGTTTTTAGACGAAATAAGGGCAGTGCACAAAAATTTAATGTGGCTTAACTCAGTAATTAGATATACATAACTTCTCACATCATTGTTCTCCATCAGCAGCATTAGTTATCAGcttaaattattgcatttaGTAACAACATAAAGAGTCTGATgataaacagaaatttcgtaaAAGGAATAGCTTACCTCTTTTCTCTTAACCTGCTACTAGGGGGTTCAATTGGAGGTATGGCAACTGGAGTTTTCAAAGAGGATCTACTTGGTGGTGCCACTGTATTTGTTCCTGTACGGACAGACATTGAAGATCTTCCAGCTGATGTCGAACGAACAGGAGGATTGATGTCCATAAAATTCCGACCTAACTACAGACAAGACAATCCAAATTTTAATATATCCATGAGTGAGAACAAAATAGTGCCCCTTAACCACTCTCAAACCCCACCCCCTTTCATTTAACTGAACATGCTGACCTAAATGTACAAAAACTACAAGTGCTATTACTGGAAATTCAGCCTCCAAAGATATCACAGTATTGCAGATTGTATTTGAGATACATAACAGCAATGTTAGAacaataaatgaataaataactGTTGCCCAAGTACAATTGTACAAAGAGTGCTGACAGAAGTCCACCCTCACTGTTGGATCAAAACTGCAACAAGATTCATATTGGTCCTAGGTAACAAAGTTCCACAAGTCAAAAGCTATAGCTGAGTAGCATAATTGATTAGCTGCATGCTGCCTGCATGATGTCATCCAATCCAGCTCCACTATGTGCAAAAGTAGTTATTTCATTGTCCCGCTATTTTCCACCAAGAGagggaaagaagaaaaggaaattgTGGGGATGCAAGAAAGTTCTGATTAAATATAGGAAAATGCATTAATAGATccttatactttcatatttttataattggGTCCTAAAACTTTGGTTTTGTTATTTCCAATATGGAGGAATTGAGCCCTCAAACATCATTTACTCAAATTGACTCCCCATGCTTTGACTTCCTCAGATGACCACCCACAAAGATGACCCAATTATACCACCATTACAATATTTAAGAACCGGGTTCAAAAAAACATATTTCAAGGACCAAACTATAACACAATCAAATTTAAGAAGTAAATTGAAGCAAGTGAAAGTCCAAGGGATCAATTATAAAATACATGAAAGTCCAAGGACCTAGTTATATGTTCCTTCTATGATTTTTCCAAGGAAATTCTTTGGGTAACTATGCTCCAACACACTTCTgcaaaaaaaaggtaaatatagGAAATATAGCAGTTCAATGAACATGACTGAACTCTAGCCAGGCAAAGGACTGTCAGGAACACATCTTCTAGAACTTTTATGCCTCCAAGATATGTAAACatgatatttaaataattttatcggTTTCCATTGCAAATGGTATTCTGAATAGCTTGGCTGGCTTCATTAAATTTACATCCACCATTCCAAGAGAATCAGTTAACATAAATCATGGTAAAATCTGGTCCCTGCTGGTTTCGTGATTAGCTATAAATCACCCTAATCTAAATCTACTATTTCTTCTCCAAATTACAGATAATCCCGTAATCATTAGAAAAGGCAGGTCTTATTTTATCAAGCCATTGTCAGTGAACGACAACTCAACCAATCCCTATGTCATTGCAATGTGTAGCAGAAATTAAACGACTCCAAATTGCTCTAACTAGATGTACATCATAACAAAATTTAAGCCCCGCAGAGGTAGCACGATGTCTCACATTAAAACATGggaatcaattttaattttagatcGAGATGGACAGAGAGTATTACGATTAACAAATCAACCAAGTGCTAAAAATCAATTAAACCCAAATTAACTCAAAGGACTTAACACTGTGAAAGAGAAATCCAATCTCACCGAAGGCGACGGAGATCTATTAGGCCTGGTAAGCGAAATTCCGGAGAAGCCGCCGCCATTACTCCCACTGTCACTCCGATTAACACCAATATTACTGGAAGCCGACATCGGCGCCGGTGGAGCAGCAAAGCGGAAGCCGAGGTCATCGTCTTCGTCATCATCGTCATCATTGGGGGTCTTGGACGCCATGACGAGCGCCAGGCGCTGCGCCGCGGCCTTTGCGGCGACGTTCTGAGTCCGCTTGATGGTGGACATCCCGGCGGCGGAAGGGGGGAGCCTGGAGCGGGGGTGAGCCGGAGAGCCGACAGGCGAGGAGGAACCGGTGCTGCTGGATCCGCCGCTCCACTGGCGGGCGTAGACCGGACTCTCGGTCCTCTTCCGATTCATTACAAATTTGGACTGTATGTATAGGTGCGTGTTTTGTGGGGGCAGCTAGATTTGAGGGAAATGGAATTTATGTTGAAGAATGAAGATGGCAAAGGCGAGGGGAAATAGGAAATAGGAATTGGATTTGGAGAAATTGGGTGGAAATTTGATATACTGTATACCGACTTCAATGATCGCCAGAAATGAAAATTTATTGgcataaaaatgattaaatgtTCTGCTAGTCTAATTTCTTAGTTCTGGGCAACACGAGTGTTCGATTCCCGGCAACggtgattttataatttttttgttttccttttgcaaaacacttttcttcacatatgtttaatcgttTTTCGATCTTTCAATTTACATTTCCTTTGTTTTTCCAAAATCAAATTGAAAGGGCGATCATATGTAAGTGATAGCAACATCAATAATCCTCCATCAAGATgagtgatcaattgttaactcactctctagttgctaactacaactaatttaagaccatcggattttagaaatttagtggtctaaaatttatcacgtttaattttcatttttattaattaaatcgaaaaagataaaaaaaaactatcaaattaggattttggatgaaaatgtcaatatattgttttaaaaatatcaacacaatactttgagaatgtcaacacattgcttatgTCAATACATTGCTTTAAtaatgacattctacatgtattatattgacatattttatatactacattgacattttttgttgtacgaaaaaattgaaaattttcaatttttttcaaaatttgacatcggaacatatgcaagtgagatctcgttttatgaaattatctttaatttagtatatgttgtgcgaaaaaataatttaaatcgagaaagttatatgcattttaaagttatgtgatatttttcaaaagttagttacaactaatttgttgtaaaatgACTTTAATATcattattgacattttttattgattgtattgacatttcagggctgatgatctaggccaTTGATTTGAATATATAAGGgtcattatttaattgtagttagcaattaagtattgagttagcaatataacactcccccaTCAATATAgtaactagtattaacacccaTGATATGCACGGGCAAAACGATTTTCGAAATAGAAGTTGAATAATAAGGAAAATAAGATAAAACTAAAGAGAATAACAATGATGGTTATTCtcatagaataaaataaaccCGAATGAGTAGTAACACTATCACAATTATAAGACACTGAACGGATACCCCAACTTCAACTACACAAAGAaaaattatactctctccgtctcaactaagttggtacaaaacttttgggcacatAGATTAATAAATTGTGTTGAATAGATTAAATGAAAGTAATTATAAGTTGGTataaaacttttgggcacaaaGAAATCACGATTTAggaagaaattaagaaatttgCACGACTATTATAAAAATGCGAAAACAATAGAAACTCCTGTCAACTACtacaatttataattataatggTAGAGAGTTACGATAATAATGATCCAAAAAAAGTTGAACTTCTGGGCCAAACAATATCATCATATTAAAAACAGCATAATTAAATTCTTCGGGAAAGCCCACACAAAAAACAAATGAAACCCaaatatttccatttatctGAAACTGGCCCAATACAtaaactgatttttttaaaggcccaattttgaaaaaaaaggaagGAGCTCAAACGATATTCATTAAACTTACTGACTTAACAATAACAAACTACACTTAATCAACATTATGATTTAATAACATAATTTAACGAAAATATAAATAGCAATTTTCATTCTCAGCACCGACATTACAAACCCTAGAAGATCATCCTCCTCGCCAACTTCGCAGCAAACCGCGACAAACGTCACCGACGACGGCGAAAAAACTCCACCTCAACAGCAAATTGGCGACGAACACATCTACTCATTGCCCGTTCGAGGGAAAAATCGTGGGAAATTCCATAACCATCACCAAATCGACAAAACCCTAAATCGCTCTCCACCTTTTACGCCTCAACCATTAAAATCGGAGAAACAAAAGCCGTTTATGGAGTTATTTTCCTCCACTTCCGCGAACTTCAGCGCCTCAAACACAGAATCAGCGACGAAACCTAAATCATCCGAATCTCACTGCTTGACCAGAATCGGAGAAATCGAAGCCGTGGAAGCCGTCTACAGCGTTATTTTCCTCCACTGCTGCTAACCCTGAACCCTAACTTAACAGCCTCAAACACTGATTCAGCGACGTAAGCACAAATCCTAA
This portion of the Salvia splendens isolate huo1 chromosome 10, SspV2, whole genome shotgun sequence genome encodes:
- the LOC121752032 gene encoding coiled-coil domain-containing protein SCD2-like isoform X2, producing MDINPPVRSTSAGRSSMSVRTGTNTVAPPSRSSLKTPVAIPPIEPPSSRLREKRFVPDIGRDLKGSENQLEASALRDELDMLQEENEVILDKLRHADEKREEAEARARELEKQVASLGEGVSLEAKLLSRKEAALQKREAALKAAKQTKDVRDGELAGLRAELENVKDETAAAVEQLHEAESEADALKTMTQRMILTHEEMEEVVLKRCWLARYWGLASNYGICADIAVTKYEHWSSLAPLPFEVVISAGQKAKEDSWDGGDDSDRSKLARDLNDLTGEGNIESMLSVEMGLRELASLKVEDAVVLIMAQKRQSALVRQSLSDPKSSGDPKYMEAFELSEEECDDVLFKEAWLTYFWRRAKVHDVEEDIAEERLQLWISRSGKTPTSHDAVDVERGLIELRKLGIEHQLWEASRKEIGQPSLANGNHPPESDA
- the LOC121752032 gene encoding coiled-coil domain-containing protein SCD2-like isoform X1, whose translation is MNRKRTESPVYARQWSGGSSSTGSSSPVGSPAHPRSRLPPSAAGMSTIKRTQNVAAKAAAQRLALVMASKTPNDDDDDEDDDLGFRFAAPPAPMSASSNIGVNRSDSGSNGGGFSGISLTRPNRSPSPSLGRNFMDINPPVRSTSAGRSSMSVRTGTNTVAPPSRSSLKTPVAIPPIEPPSSRLREKRFVPDIGRDLKGSENQLEASALRDELDMLQEENEVILDKLRHADEKREEAEARARELEKQVASLGEGVSLEAKLLSRKEAALQKREAALKAAKQTKDVRDGELAGLRAELENVKDETAAAVEQLHEAESEADALKTMTQRMILTHEEMEEVVLKRCWLARYWGLASNYGICADIAVTKYEHWSSLAPLPFEVVISAGQKAKEDSWDGGDDSDRSKLARDLNDLTGEGNIESMLSVEMGLRELASLKVEDAVVLIMAQKRQSALVRQSLSDPKSSGDPKYMEAFELSEEECDDVLFKEAWLTYFWRRAKVHDVEEDIAEERLQLWISRSGKTPTSHDAVDVERGLIELRKLGIEHQLWEASRKEIGQPSLANGNHPPESDA